The proteins below come from a single Thalassotalea ponticola genomic window:
- a CDS encoding GNAT family N-acetyltransferase, which translates to MEFHDKKNNLIMVTNDGLNVIAYHNDIEIGRIEFDERDEGTILYYMNVEANYQRQGIARQMMNEAVNIHGNNFGKPSFSSSGGECHEYYTQEGAAFIHYCIKKGLLLDTEIQEYDS; encoded by the coding sequence ATGGAATTTCATGATAAGAAAAATAATTTGATAATGGTCACTAATGACGGTCTCAACGTGATTGCTTACCATAACGATATAGAAATCGGCCGTATTGAATTTGATGAACGCGATGAAGGTACAATTTTGTATTACATGAATGTGGAGGCTAACTACCAAAGACAGGGTATCGCACGTCAGATGATGAATGAAGCCGTAAATATCCATGGAAATAATTTTGGGAAACCAAGTTTTTCATCATCAGGAGGAGAGTGCCATGAGTACTATACTCAAGAAGGTGCCGCATTTATTCATTACTGTATCAAAAAAGGTTTGTTATTAGATACTGAAATTCAAGAGTATGACAGCTAA
- the dpdG gene encoding protein DpdG: protein MAIINNAHRGSHIPTLILIDELLLKFNTKKPESYLPRSKILGPCMPESLYRKGKNDEFEINTNAQKKMRESLDFWTEHGLWESTQLPDGEVGYQSNWFTSTKENLPKRILDVISKHFFADKKLKMSLEELYSNDELPKDFSTFIFAICFFLYQEESNFQNQIFLTKSFARQLMSDSVIQGNVKVTFNASEEANVMEYGHLLGFFEVVDKDLYIVDPTRFIQWYLSEVFMEQNELDIQEFLDRLNLILPIFDTGPYQESLPNYLNKKRPVGNLNDGSIQMSSALSLALYRLEKKNLLRLEVRSDSRFRFNLTIPTSVSKQVTHLRRTSEVTK, encoded by the coding sequence ATGGCTATTATAAATAATGCACACCGAGGAAGTCATATTCCTACATTAATACTTATTGACGAGTTGTTACTTAAATTCAACACTAAAAAGCCAGAAAGTTATCTGCCTCGTTCTAAAATATTGGGGCCTTGCATGCCTGAATCTTTATACCGCAAAGGTAAGAATGATGAGTTCGAAATAAATACTAACGCTCAAAAGAAAATGCGCGAGTCTTTAGATTTTTGGACCGAGCATGGACTATGGGAGTCAACTCAATTACCAGATGGAGAGGTGGGTTATCAATCAAACTGGTTCACATCTACCAAAGAAAACTTACCGAAAAGAATTTTAGATGTAATTTCGAAACACTTTTTTGCTGACAAGAAATTAAAAATGAGTTTAGAAGAACTGTATTCAAATGATGAGCTTCCGAAAGACTTCAGTACCTTTATTTTCGCAATATGTTTTTTCTTATATCAAGAAGAATCAAACTTTCAAAATCAAATATTTCTAACTAAAAGTTTCGCCAGGCAGTTAATGTCCGATAGTGTAATCCAAGGTAATGTAAAAGTTACTTTCAACGCTTCAGAAGAAGCTAACGTGATGGAATACGGTCATCTTTTAGGCTTTTTTGAAGTAGTTGATAAGGACTTATATATAGTTGATCCGACTCGCTTTATTCAATGGTACTTATCAGAAGTGTTTATGGAACAAAATGAATTAGACATCCAGGAGTTTTTAGACCGGTTAAATCTCATTCTTCCCATCTTTGATACTGGTCCATATCAAGAAAGTCTTCCTAATTATTTGAATAAGAAGCGCCCGGTAGGAAACCTAAATGATGGAAGTATACAAATGTCATCTGCTTTGAGTTTAGCGCTATATCGACTCGAGAAGAAAAATTTACTGCGCTTAGAGGTTCGCTCTGATAGCCGTTTTCGATTTAATCTCACTATACCAACCTCGGTCAGCAAACAAGTAACACATTTACGCAGAACTAGTGAGGTGACTAAGTGA
- a CDS encoding recombinase family protein, whose protein sequence is MKIGYARVSTTDQDLKLQMDQLTKLGCKKIFSEKISGKSSNRPKLNELMSFAREGDTIIVTKTDRLARNTIDALTIAKQLKDNGIGLKLLDLGDVDINSDLGHVIFTVMSTFAELERKRINQRRKEGQDKAKAEGKHLGRHKDTVLRLKILELLRSGYSKNSIARSLNCSRTTVYNVAKEQVDIANSDLS, encoded by the coding sequence ATGAAGATAGGCTACGCTCGTGTGAGCACGACTGACCAAGATCTAAAACTCCAAATGGACCAGCTTACAAAATTAGGCTGTAAAAAAATATTCTCTGAAAAGATATCAGGTAAATCATCAAATAGGCCAAAACTAAACGAGTTGATGAGCTTTGCTCGGGAAGGCGACACTATCATTGTAACCAAGACCGATCGGCTAGCAAGAAATACAATAGATGCCCTCACAATAGCAAAGCAGCTAAAAGATAATGGTATTGGCCTTAAGCTTCTAGATTTAGGCGACGTGGATATCAATAGTGACCTTGGTCATGTTATTTTCACAGTCATGTCTACTTTCGCTGAACTAGAGCGAAAGCGTATAAATCAGCGCCGTAAAGAAGGTCAAGACAAAGCCAAAGCAGAAGGAAAACACTTAGGTCGGCATAAAGACACGGTGTTGCGATTGAAAATTTTGGAATTACTACGTTCTGGTTACTCGAAGAACAGTATTGCTCGAAGCCTTAATTGTAGTCGCACTACTGTATACAATGTGGCTAAGGAGCAAGTAGATATTGCAAACTCTGACTTAAGCTAA
- the dpdF gene encoding protein DpdF — MLFWDFYPKEKKSDLLANIWHFEDTQFKQRLTKAIDSKDLQLNEFWYLVKDVLASESIDEMPSLYLGIRPSTVEFQFARLCGLTFDSSSNSVTFNPKSLSRYVGPVYQLIEKRHSEEPAHDPILTDLNLPYSTFTSQAQQEAVRTTLLSPSDSTVIVNLPTGCGKTLVTETLTAFIKPNELNIVIVPTTSLAIDQARRLKKFISNMGYHTVAEYAWRGDLPQEVKETIKADILSGKQRILFVSPEAFIGGLLPTLSKVAEAKRLKNVIFDEAHLIDTWGESFRPEFQKVGAFLNSLTQKGGEFRKVFLSATFTEQALITIKTLFSSDQDKLITVNGAFLRPEPIIKKKKVQEIDYLPELINRIISSPKPLIVYSATKNDCAQIYKQLSESCLERLRIFTSDTVGTERSKIIELWEKNEIDIIIATSAFGVGIDKADVRCVLHAGVSENIDSYYQEIGRSGRDGKASYCEVIYHQKQLNIRNKNKRISAELGYKRWHAMWRTRKQITENTYQVQVNTQAYHIERNTDANEIWNWKTLLLMQRSNLIRLSYPDPTSVPKDKEDWPTFWRHFTNTVIVETLHDRHLITDTWENTLAPHRDQEIKIEQKRLNYLMDWLNDSNYLCDTLAKSFTLDGFVPLKACGTCDVDNNREQHKYLVGHNIKITKMFEDFPKNSLFYYDQSITSTEEIIKAFKKALIRGQISMLVCSKQFLNLAQPYLKRLNKQAWFYETFDDYAEGKEYLFNYSKFIVQDDVFFLETAQIPDEWQENCSNIFIANAQLKDPINPHRKWWESGNTVKHLGYLVSS, encoded by the coding sequence ATGTTATTTTGGGATTTCTATCCTAAAGAAAAGAAATCAGATTTGCTTGCTAATATTTGGCACTTTGAAGATACACAGTTTAAACAAAGGCTCACCAAGGCAATAGATTCAAAAGATCTTCAATTAAACGAATTTTGGTATTTGGTGAAAGACGTACTGGCATCTGAATCAATAGATGAGATGCCTAGTCTTTACTTGGGTATTAGACCCTCTACGGTAGAGTTTCAGTTCGCTCGACTTTGCGGGCTAACTTTTGATTCAAGTTCAAACTCAGTTACGTTTAATCCTAAGTCACTTTCGAGGTATGTGGGACCTGTATATCAATTAATTGAAAAACGGCATTCCGAAGAACCTGCTCACGATCCAATATTAACTGACTTAAACCTTCCATATTCGACATTTACAAGTCAAGCTCAACAAGAAGCAGTGAGAACTACCCTATTATCACCGTCAGATTCAACTGTTATTGTGAATTTACCGACAGGTTGTGGTAAAACACTAGTTACAGAAACTTTAACTGCTTTCATTAAACCTAATGAGCTAAATATAGTTATTGTACCAACAACGTCTTTAGCTATTGATCAAGCTAGGCGACTAAAAAAGTTCATTAGTAATATGGGGTACCACACTGTTGCTGAATATGCATGGCGTGGAGATTTGCCTCAAGAAGTCAAAGAGACCATAAAAGCCGATATTTTATCGGGTAAACAACGCATATTGTTCGTTTCTCCAGAAGCCTTTATTGGAGGATTATTACCAACGCTATCCAAGGTAGCAGAGGCTAAACGCTTAAAAAATGTAATTTTCGATGAGGCACACTTGATAGATACATGGGGGGAATCATTTCGTCCTGAGTTTCAAAAGGTTGGGGCCTTCCTTAACTCTCTTACACAAAAAGGTGGCGAGTTCAGAAAAGTATTTTTATCTGCTACGTTCACTGAACAAGCGCTTATTACTATTAAAACATTATTTTCAAGCGATCAAGATAAGCTGATTACGGTTAATGGAGCCTTTTTAAGGCCTGAACCAATTATTAAAAAGAAGAAAGTTCAAGAGATTGACTACCTGCCAGAATTAATCAATAGAATTATTTCTAGTCCCAAGCCTTTAATAGTTTACTCGGCTACTAAAAATGATTGCGCTCAAATTTATAAGCAATTGTCGGAGTCCTGTCTCGAAAGACTACGAATATTTACTTCTGATACTGTAGGTACCGAACGAAGCAAAATTATTGAACTATGGGAAAAAAATGAAATAGATATAATAATCGCAACATCTGCTTTTGGAGTAGGGATTGACAAAGCCGATGTAAGGTGTGTTCTTCATGCTGGGGTGAGTGAAAATATCGATTCATATTACCAAGAGATTGGAAGAAGCGGTCGCGATGGTAAAGCTTCGTATTGTGAAGTGATATATCACCAAAAACAACTAAACATTCGAAATAAAAACAAAAGAATAAGTGCTGAACTCGGTTATAAACGTTGGCACGCAATGTGGAGAACTCGAAAACAGATCACAGAGAATACTTACCAAGTCCAGGTCAATACTCAAGCATATCACATTGAGCGTAATACCGATGCCAATGAAATATGGAACTGGAAGACCTTGTTACTGATGCAACGCTCAAACCTGATAAGGCTTTCCTATCCAGACCCAACTTCAGTGCCAAAAGATAAAGAAGATTGGCCAACATTTTGGCGACATTTCACAAATACAGTGATAGTGGAAACTTTACACGACAGGCACCTCATTACAGATACCTGGGAAAATACACTAGCGCCTCATCGTGACCAAGAAATAAAAATTGAACAGAAAAGATTAAACTATCTAATGGATTGGCTGAATGACTCTAATTACCTTTGTGACACTCTAGCAAAAAGTTTTACATTAGATGGATTCGTGCCTTTAAAAGCTTGTGGCACTTGTGATGTAGATAATAATCGTGAACAACATAAATACTTAGTTGGTCACAACATAAAAATAACTAAAATGTTTGAAGATTTCCCGAAGAACAGCCTTTTTTATTATGACCAATCCATCACTTCTACCGAAGAAATTATAAAAGCATTTAAAAAGGCACTCATTCGTGGGCAAATATCTATGCTGGTATGTTCAAAGCAATTTCTTAATCTAGCTCAACCTTATTTAAAAAGACTTAATAAGCAAGCGTGGTTTTATGAAACATTTGATGATTACGCTGAAGGTAAAGAGTATCTGTTTAATTACTCAAAGTTTATTGTTCAAGACGATGTCTTCTTTCTCGAAACGGCACAAATACCGGATGAATGGCAAGAAAACTGTTCCAATATTTTTATTGCCAATGCACAACTGAAAGACCCTATAAATCCACATAGGAAGTGGTGGGAGTCTGGTAATACCGTTAAACATTTAGGGTACTTAGTGAGTTCATAA
- the dpdE gene encoding protein DpdE produces MNLSIGALVSSPSNFAGIGKIASFSGDGLTALVAFFIAPNKPLSNQIEIDIEHLELVTSLGERSEVFVKFPNTNTWKMGHYDGDRPGNQALISFSKDMRDVYDFTELFIPNAFPNTEFCPSNFLKGQGTSSPYLCNTLSKFYHNYYEQKRSCHGLSSLISSSVELEAHQLAVVQEILKSDNKKYLLCDEVGLGKTIEAGFVIRQHIIEKGRESKVLIIVPDTLIEQWEWELTKRFHLGSLLNTDPDNTTQIIHISSYAKAMMYDDIPSMVVLDEAHQISSFPFNAKITEQLLFNSISGLTSQSEVTLLLTGTPMTGHPSSYYALLHLLDQNRFPITESSISVFNQSLPLQNRFQEVSRLLKPENDDDLIDGALDDIEAFNLNDDFLQRLIVDLRPLVDLFSDNDDPNRRNELILEISNHFKQSYLYDFRMLRNSRATGFEESSSKDSDIELLFPGLNKAQFINWESPNGSSYLDEHFEQYRSELANNTDLFRPMSLEQFKAWSESLLTSPIFFSEKVRDYLSKSNLSDIETEHWMNIIEQAPLEQESKNNALEKALSEWLNNNPNGKAVIFCGEVATADDVFSFLLKKLKVGIKRHRVNETLAFNDDDDIRVLVCDEKGEDGLNLHGNKRLAIHYSMPILLSRIEQRNGRLNRYSATSKGVSGIDTFVLTPKQDTFYKKWALALQEGIGCFNYYRANIQDEIDSKLETDIWPNILENGYAALDDAINILKNTTREIYRSREIIAKLATVDLDKVNAKKILADMRHSDDVFDESKALSDWITEGILFSKQKIDDSSYRFRYIPGRTKMKSSTLIDRCIVGLDIESSSYNAPVTCELSLSRRLSVESGSYPLRYGQPFVDAIAEASKASPLGNSSAIIRQIPGKMQPKLFFIPQWLIEVDNTSQNLPTAINATNNTLIFAKVFNEVGQLETTPIINTLINAPYSRTKNKIFHEQQAILYSDTNITISGEEQLIDVWTLIEGQVDKRRFETAVDVVYDSSLKSAVNAFYEDSIDKNSPYKATLLTLKYILLFGGLS; encoded by the coding sequence GTGAATTTAAGTATTGGGGCATTAGTTAGCTCCCCTTCCAACTTTGCTGGAATTGGAAAGATAGCTTCATTTTCTGGCGATGGTCTGACTGCATTAGTTGCCTTTTTCATTGCTCCCAACAAACCTCTTTCAAATCAAATAGAAATTGATATTGAACACTTAGAGTTAGTTACATCACTAGGTGAAAGATCTGAAGTGTTTGTTAAGTTTCCCAATACAAACACATGGAAGATGGGACATTACGATGGTGATCGCCCTGGTAATCAGGCTTTAATATCCTTTTCGAAAGATATGCGAGATGTCTATGACTTCACAGAACTATTCATCCCTAACGCATTTCCAAACACTGAATTTTGTCCCTCTAACTTCTTAAAAGGGCAAGGTACATCATCACCATATTTATGTAATACGTTATCTAAGTTTTATCATAACTACTATGAACAAAAACGCTCATGTCATGGCCTATCATCACTCATTTCAAGTTCGGTAGAGTTGGAAGCTCATCAACTTGCAGTCGTTCAAGAAATATTAAAGTCAGATAATAAAAAATACCTATTGTGTGATGAAGTTGGACTGGGTAAGACAATTGAAGCTGGTTTTGTAATCCGCCAACATATTATTGAGAAAGGGCGAGAGAGTAAGGTTTTAATAATAGTTCCAGATACATTAATTGAACAATGGGAATGGGAATTAACCAAACGCTTTCATTTAGGAAGCTTACTTAATACTGATCCAGACAACACTACTCAAATAATCCATATTTCTTCATATGCGAAAGCTATGATGTATGATGATATACCATCTATGGTCGTACTAGATGAAGCCCATCAAATATCAAGCTTCCCTTTCAATGCTAAGATAACAGAGCAGTTATTATTTAATTCGATTTCGGGACTAACTAGCCAATCAGAAGTGACACTATTATTGACCGGCACGCCAATGACAGGACATCCGTCATCATATTATGCATTACTGCATTTACTTGATCAAAACCGCTTTCCAATAACAGAGTCTTCTATTTCTGTATTTAATCAATCTTTACCATTACAGAATCGCTTTCAGGAAGTTTCTCGATTACTTAAACCTGAAAATGATGACGACTTAATTGATGGCGCGTTAGACGATATAGAGGCTTTCAATTTAAATGATGATTTCCTTCAAAGACTTATTGTTGATTTGAGACCATTAGTCGATTTGTTTTCAGACAATGATGATCCAAACAGACGAAATGAATTAATTCTTGAGATTTCGAATCACTTCAAGCAAAGTTACTTGTATGACTTTCGCATGTTAAGAAATTCTCGCGCTACAGGATTCGAAGAGTCAAGTTCGAAAGATAGCGATATCGAACTGTTATTTCCGGGATTAAATAAAGCTCAATTTATTAATTGGGAGAGTCCAAATGGCAGCTCATATTTAGACGAACACTTTGAACAATACCGCTCCGAATTAGCTAATAATACAGATTTATTCCGTCCAATGTCATTAGAGCAGTTTAAGGCGTGGTCAGAATCCTTGTTGACCAGTCCGATTTTTTTCTCAGAAAAAGTTCGGGACTACCTATCAAAAAGCAATCTATCCGACATCGAAACTGAACATTGGATGAATATAATTGAGCAGGCCCCTCTTGAGCAGGAATCAAAGAATAACGCATTAGAGAAGGCCCTTTCAGAGTGGTTAAATAACAACCCAAATGGTAAGGCTGTCATTTTTTGTGGTGAGGTCGCAACCGCTGATGATGTATTCTCATTTTTACTAAAAAAATTAAAAGTAGGAATTAAGCGTCACAGAGTAAATGAAACATTAGCATTTAATGATGATGACGATATTCGAGTGCTAGTTTGTGATGAAAAAGGAGAAGATGGGTTAAACCTCCATGGTAACAAAAGACTAGCTATTCACTATAGTATGCCTATTTTACTGAGTCGAATAGAGCAACGTAATGGACGCTTAAATAGATATAGTGCAACGTCTAAAGGTGTATCTGGTATCGATACTTTCGTTTTGACACCTAAGCAAGATACCTTTTATAAAAAATGGGCTCTCGCGTTACAAGAAGGTATTGGCTGTTTTAATTATTATAGAGCCAATATACAAGACGAAATTGATTCAAAATTAGAAACAGATATATGGCCAAATATTCTTGAAAATGGATATGCTGCGCTAGATGATGCTATCAACATATTGAAAAATACCACACGAGAAATTTATCGCAGCCGTGAAATAATAGCAAAACTTGCGACAGTGGACCTCGATAAGGTTAACGCTAAGAAAATCTTGGCTGATATGCGCCACTCTGATGATGTTTTTGATGAATCAAAGGCATTAAGTGATTGGATCACAGAGGGTATTCTATTTAGCAAACAAAAAATAGACGATAGTAGTTATCGCTTTCGCTATATCCCCGGTAGAACAAAAATGAAATCGTCGACCTTAATCGATAGATGTATTGTTGGTCTAGATATCGAATCATCGTCATATAATGCTCCTGTCACCTGTGAATTATCACTGTCTAGAAGACTTAGTGTGGAAAGTGGTAGCTATCCTCTGAGATACGGGCAACCTTTTGTTGATGCAATCGCGGAAGCATCAAAAGCATCACCACTGGGTAATAGCAGTGCAATTATCAGGCAAATCCCAGGAAAAATGCAACCTAAGTTGTTCTTCATCCCACAATGGTTAATAGAGGTAGACAACACATCTCAAAACTTGCCTACAGCAATAAACGCCACTAACAATACTTTAATATTTGCAAAAGTGTTTAATGAAGTAGGTCAATTAGAGACTACACCTATCATTAATACTTTAATTAACGCACCTTATAGCAGAACCAAAAACAAAATATTTCACGAGCAACAGGCAATACTATACAGCGATACAAACATAACCATATCAGGCGAAGAACAACTTATTGATGTTTGGACATTAATTGAAGGACAAGTTGATAAAAGGCGCTTTGAAACAGCTGTAGATGTAGTCTACGACAGTAGTCTAAAATCAGCGGTAAATGCATTTTATGAAGATTCAATTGATAAAAACTCACCTTATAAAGCGACCCTTCTAACTTTAAAATACATCTTGCTTTTTGGGGGACTATCATAA